A stretch of Mastomys coucha isolate ucsf_1 unplaced genomic scaffold, UCSF_Mcou_1 pScaffold3, whole genome shotgun sequence DNA encodes these proteins:
- the LOC116074637 gene encoding HLA class I histocompatibility antigen, A-11 alpha chain-like, whose translation MQALLLQAVLLLMVTLAITKHPNDVYSLRYLYILLEWPGLLERQFIYLGYVGNTQFIGFNSRSESRRAEHRAPWKDEQDPEYWEEKTKSLLKEKKHWEEIMKKAFHDDHNTTTGHHTIQLKYGCDVLPDGYFSHGVLELTLDNQEYIMLSGDLETWIVIGKKVEVIRQEWEATYYGPIAKNYLENRCVEEFLEAFGYGIDYLLRTDPPRVHVIHKVRPDQKITLRCWALNFYPAEITLTWQRDGRNQTQDLEVVETRPAGDGTFQKWAAVVVSSGEEYRYTCHVNHDGLPEPITLRCGIPPSTFPIMATAIAVVLGALLLGSMVTFLIWKRRTRGKEGVES comes from the exons ATGCAGGCTCTTTTACTCCAGGCTGTCCTACTGCTCATGGTCACTCTGGCCATCACCAAGCATCCAAATG ACGTGTACTCTCTGAGATATTTATACATCCTCCTGGAATGGCCCGGCCTTCTGGAGCGACAGTTCATCTATCTTGGCTATGTGGGAAATACACAGTTCATAGGATTCAACAGCAGATCAGAGAGTCGGAGGGCAGAGCACAGAGCACCATGGAAAGATGAGCAGGATCCAGAGTAttgggaagagaaaacaaagagtctcttgaaagaaaaaaagcactgggaagaaataatgaagaaagcATTTCATGATGACCATAATACCACGACAG GTCATCACACAATCCAGCTGAAGTATGGCTGTGATGTGCTACCTGACGGTTATTTCAGTCATGGAGTCCTAGAATTAACATTGGATAACCAGGAGTACATCATGCTGAGTGGGGATCTGGAGACCTGGATAGTGATTGGCAAGAAAGTGGAGGTGATCAGGCAGGAATGGGAAGCCACTTATTATGGACCAATTGCGAAGAATTACCTGGAGAACAGATGTGTTGAGGAATTCCTTGAAGCGTTTGGCTATGGAATAGATTATTTGCTGAGAACAG ACCCCCCCAGAGTACATGTGATCCATAAGGTCAGACCTGACCAAAAAATCACCCTGAGGTGCTGGGCCCTGAACTTCTACCCTGCTGAAATCACCCTGACCTggcagagagatgggaggaaCCAGACCCAGGACTTGGAAGTGGTAGAGACAAGGCCTGCAGGGGATGGAACCTTCCAGAAGTGGGCAGCTGTGGTTGTATCCTCTGGGGAAGAGTACAGATACACATGTCATGTGAACCACGATGGGCTGCCAGAGCCCATCACCCTCAGATGCG ggaTTCCTCCATCCACTTTTCCCATCATGGCTACTGCTATTGCTGTGGTTCTTGGAGCTCTGCTCTTGGGGTCAATGGTGACTTTTCTGATATGGAAGAGGAGGACTAGAGGTAAAGAAGGGGTAGAGTCTTAG